The segment agacctataagactcgtgactgatctctcttttgaaacttggcaggccagaaagaattggcacgagattttcagggtgctagatagaaaaaatatgcagccgagaatcctttatccagcaagtctgtcatttagaatagaaggagagataaaggtcttcccaaacaaacaaaaactgaaggaatttgtcaccactaaaccagccctacaagagatcctaagggggaccctgtgagacaaagtcccagagacatcactacaagcataaaacatacagacatcacaatgactctaaacccgtatctttctataataacactgaatgtaaatggattaaatgcgccaaccaaaagacatagggtatcagaatggataaaaaaaaacaagacccatctatttgctgtctacaagagactcattttagtcctgaggacacctttagattgagagtgaggggatggaaaactatttatcatgctactggaagccaaaagaaagctggagtagccatacttatatcagacaaactagactttaaattaaaggctgtaacaagagatgaagaaggacattatataatagttacagggtctatccatcaggaagagctaacaattataaatgtctatgcgctgaatactggagcccccaaatatataaaacaattactcataaacataagcaaccttattgataagaatgtggtaattgcaggggactttaacaccccacttacagaaatggatagatcatctagacacacggtcaataaagaaacaagggccctgaatgagacattggatcagatggacttgacagatatatttagaactctgcatcccaaagcaacagaatatactttcttcttgagtgcacatggaacattctccaagatagatcatatactgggtcacaaaacagcccttcagaagtttacaagaattgaaattataccgtgcatactttcagaccacaatgttatgaagcttgaaatcaaccacagaaaaaagtctggaaaacctccaaaagcctggaggttaaagaacaccctactaacgaatgagtgggtcaaccaggcaattagagaagaaattaaaaaatatatggaaacaaacgaaaatgaaaatacaacaatccaaacgctgtgggtcgcagcgaaggcagtcctgagaggaaaatacattgcaatccaggcctatctcaagaaacaagaaaaatcccaaatacaaaatctaacagcacacctaaaggaactagaagcagaacagcaaaggcagcctaaacccatcagaagaagagaaataataaagatcagagcagaaataaacaatatagaatctaaaaaaactgtagagcagatcaacgaaaccaagagttggttttttgaaaaaataaacaaaattgacaaacctctagccaggcttctcaaaaagaaaagggagatgacccaaatagataaaatcatgaatgaaaatggaattattacaaccaatccctcagagatacaaacaattatcagggaatactatgaaaaattatatgccaacaaattggacaacctggaagaaatggacaaattcctgaacacccacactcttccaaaactcaatcaggaggaaatagaaagcttgaacagacccataaccagcaaagaaattgaatcggttatcaaaaatctcccaacaaataagagtccaggaccagatggcttcccaggggagttctaccagacgtttaaagcagagataatacctatccttctcaagctattccaagaaataaaaagggaaggaaaacttccagactcattctatgaagccagtattactttgattcctaaaccagacagagacccagtcaaaaaagagaactacaggccaatatccctgatgaatatggatgcaaaaattctcaataagatactagcaaatcgaattcaacggcatataaaaagaattattcaccatgatcaagtgggattcattcctgggatgcagggctggttcaacattctcaaatcaatcaacgtgatacatcacattaacaaaaaaaaagagaagaaccatatgatccggtcaatcgatgcagaaaaagcctttgacaaaatccagccctctttcttaataaaaacccttgagaaagtcgggatagaaggaacatacttaaagatcataaaagccatttatgaaaagcccacagctaacatcatcctcaacggggaaaaactgagagctttctccctgagatcaggaacacgacagggatgcccactctcaccgctactgtttaatatagtgttggaagttctagcatcagcaatcagacaacaaaaggaaatcaaaggcatcaaaattggcaaagatgaagtcaagctttcgctttttgcagatgacatgatattatacatggaaaatccgatagactccaccgaaagtctgctagaactgatacatgaattcagcaaagttgcaggatacaaaatcaatgtacagaaatcagttgcattcttatacactaacaatgaagcaacagaaagacaaataaagaaactgatcccattcacaattgcaccaagaagcataaaatacctaggaataaatctaaccaaagatgtaaaggatctgtatgctgaaaactacagaaagcttatgaaggaaattgaagaagatttaaagaaatggaaagacattccctgctcatggattggaaaaataaatattgtcaaaatgtcaatactacccaaagctatctacacattcaatgcaatcccaatcaaaattgcaccagcattcttctcgaaactagaacaagcaatcctaaaattcatatggaaccacaaaaggccccgaatagccaaaggaattttgaagaagaagaccaaagcaggaggcatcacaatcccagacgttagcctctactacaaagctgtcatcatcaagacagcatggtattggcacagaaacagacacatagaccaatggaatagaatagaaaccccagaactagacccacaaacgtatggccaactcatctttgacaaagcaggaaagaacatccaatggaaaaaagacagcctctttaacaaatggtgctgggagaagtggacagcaacatgcagaaggttgaaactagaccattttatcacaccattcacaaaaataaactcaaaatggataaaggacctaaatgtgagacaggaaaccatcaaaaccttagaggagaaagcaggaaaagacctctctgacctcagccgtagcaatctcttactcgacacatccccaaaggcaagggaattaaaagcaaaagtgaattgctgggaccttatgaagataaaaagcttctgtacagcaaaggaaacaaccaacaaaactaaaaggcaaccaacggaatgggaaaagatattcacaaatgacatatcggacaaagggctagtctccaaaatctataaagagctcaccaaactccacacccgaaaaacaaataacccagtgaagaaatgggcaggaaacatgaatagacacttctccaaagaagacatccggatggccaacaggcacatgaaaagatgttcagcgtcgctccttatcagggacatacaaatcaaaaccacactcaggtatcacctcacgccagtcagagtggccaaaatgaacaaatcaggagactctagatgctggagaggatgtggagaaacgggaaccctcttgcactgttggtgggaatgcaaattggtgcagccgctctggaaagcagtgtggaggttcctcagaaaattaaaaatagacctaccctatgacccagcaatagcactgctaggaatttatccaagggatacaggagtactgatgcatagggccacttgtaccccaatgttcatagcagcactctcaacaatagccaaattatggaaagagcctaaatgtccatcaactgatgaatggataaagaaattgtggtttatatacacaatggaatactacgtggcaatgagaaaaaatgaaatatggccttttgtaccaacgtggatggaactggagagtgtgatgctaagtgaaataagccatacagagaaagacagataccatatgttttcactcttatgtggatcctgagaaacttaacaggaacccatgggggaggggaaggaaaaaaaaaaaagaggttagagtgggagagagccaaagcataagagactgttaaaaactgagaacaaactgagggttgatggggggtgggagggaggagagggtgggtgatgggtattgaggagggcaccttttgggatgagcactgggtgttgtatggaaaccaatttgtcaataaatttcatataaaaatagaatcataaaaaaataaataaagtcagataGTTATTAGCACCAAGGCCTATTTATTTTATCTGCCAAATTCAACATACTGAGCCTCTGTAATATTAATAAGTCATGTTGCTTGAATGCCTTATAcctggttctttttctctttactcaATAAGGACAGTTAAAATTGCAAACaagttattaataaaatgaaaagcaatacatttctgctgttctAGTAAAGGGGAACTATTTTATATGGGCTCAGGAAAGTTACTTAAAATGTGCATATTATTTTGAACTTATGATCATTATTAAAATGCTCTATTTATATACATCATAAAATAAGGAATCACTTAAATAACCATTTTACATGGAAAGATACAATCTAAGAAACAGTGTTTTAGAAATGGATGTCTGAGGAGGGAATGCATTTCTCTTCTTTGACTTCAGTTTCTCTGCATATCCACAAATTTATCTTTCACTTtcctttggtccttttttttttttcaagacactCAATACATTTTAGTGAGCCTTTTAGTTTACAACATGAGGTGAAAGGATAGTCAGTCCTCTTTAACCAATATTTTACACAGCtgtaggaaaatatttcaaactttagGGAATTATAACAGATAACATATATTACAGGTTGGGAAGCAGGTAAACAATATCTTCATTCTTCAATTTTCCAGTTGAGTCTTCCTTTCCAATAGTACCCAGCTCTAATTAGTTACATACATTTCTTCAAGGCCATGTTTCATTGTTGCTGATGTCTTCAGACCTGAAACTTTGCTATTTCAGTCAATATCTGCGAATTCTGCTTCAAAAATGTGTTTTGCATTGGGTGGAATTTTGGCACCTTTCTTTCCATAAGCCCATTGTGGATCAATCTCTAGTTAAGCCTTTTCTCCTTTACTCACTTATACACTTATACAATAAATTAACTCATTATTCATAAATTAATACAATTTACGTGCACTTATACAATCCtaattttcctcaaaatttaggaaattatttacattgaattatttttgaaatatttatatggaaTTAGGAATTCTTTACTTTGAATCAAAAAAGGGTAATCCCTCTTTGGAGAGACTCTTACTTTACTTCTGTTCTGCTTGGACAAAGGACGATCATTTTGGGGTAAAAGTAACACCAACCATTTCGCTCTTACTCTGAGGAAACCAAAGCCCGTAACACGTAAGTGATCCGGCCAAGGTTGTAAAAGCAATTGTTGACAGAAACGAAAGCAATCGGTTAAGACTCCAGACATATCTTCTACGAAACTCTAGCGGACAATCTtgtgttttccttcatttcaagTTGCCACATTTCAGTCTCTTTATGATAGATTCTGTTGCTTCTATATAGAACATGACATATTAGCCTCTGAAATTTTTGGTTGTGTGCCtctcaattttgaaaataatttaatattgaatataaaatattgcaTCATAATTTTAAATAGCAGCCAAAAGTGTGATTTCTCTTACATAATATAATtcacttaaaatacataaataaaggggcacctgggtggctcagtgaattaagcatccgactttggctcaggtcatgatctcaccattcatgagttcaagcccggtgtcgggctctgtgctgacagctctgagcctggagcctgcttcacgttctgtgtttccctctctctctgcccctcccccactcacattccatctctctctctgtctcaaagaataaatacacattaattttttttaatcttaaaaaaagataaaatgtgttAATAGTTGTATTCAGAACAGTAACTGGGTCATAGAAAGTGGTCACTGTGAGCATTGGTTACTCTTCTTAGCAAAGGTGGTTTGTTATTCGCACCTATTTCTGGTATTTGACAGAAGTCTGGTTTGACTTCAGCCCCGTGCCTTCCAGCTTCTGAATATAACACAGGCAAAGTTGATAAGACATACTCATCTATTTCATAACGACGGTCTGATCTCTGGTTAACAGAGCAATGGTGGGTGCAGCAAAAAGTGCTCTACAATGTATCATGGACTCTGGGAGGAAACTTGTTGGGTTATAATAACAGGTGCCAAGCTGTTTATAGATTTTCCTCCTGTTTATATCTCATGGAAGGTGTTGTAGTTTCGGGATAGTAGTGTTCTCTTGACATCTCATTGATATATCAGAGAGATCAGTAGTTGTTTTGGGAAGCTTAGGGAACATGAGTCccagagatacacacacacaaaaccataaaGCATTTCCGTGGTAACATCTCCAGAACCAGGGGAACCACACTTCTCCCACAGGTAGCTGGACTACACTCTGTTTTCTTGGGGATGGGCATAAGTGATATTTTCCGGGAGCTGAATGCTTTTTCTCTATTTGTTCCTCATGAGTGTAATTTACTATGGCCATTTCTATGAAAACGAGGAACCGTAGAGGAGGAGAGTAGtatcaaacatatttttaaaagtctgcattAAAGTCCGCATTTCACTCTTTCTTGATTAGAGAGTGTTTTAAGAAATGCCGTGCTTCAATCACTTCTTTATGAAAACGTTTCTCCTGTGTGTCCCGAGACACAGTCTCAAAGGGGAACGTTAACTGTTTAATCTGCAGGACCAACAACCTTGTAACAGCTACTAGTGTAAGAGGGAAAAGGGTGGGAAGCAAATCGGGGAGAATGCATGGTCTCTCCTCGCCTTCCTCCTCTCGCACACTGACTCCATCCATGGAACCTGGAAAAGACCACGTGGAGGTTCCCCTGAcagtgagcctggagcctggagtctctCTGATGCTGAGAGCTGCAGGAAGGGGCCCTCAGGACTGTTCCTGGAGGGACACAGACTTGGGGACCACCTGtgaggcagaaaggagaggaatTACTTTGATCCTGTGCACAAAATGAGAAATGTCTTTGCATAGCAGGTTTCTCATCCTTGATACTATTGACCTTCTGGGTCAGATAATATTTGGGTGTTTGCGTGTGCTCttggtatgtgtgtggggggtggcgggggtggggcagcCATGTGCACCATAGACTGTTCAGCAaaatccctggtctctacccactagatgtcactAGCACCCCTTCCTATTGGGAGAACCCAAAAACGTCTTGGGACAGAGCCACAGGTCCCAGAGGCATCAAAATATCTCCTGCTCCAGAACCACTTCTCTATAAATAGTCAACAGCCTGATTTTTCACCTTTAGACTTGAAAACAGGCAAGGTTTCAACCTTGTGTACTATGTTGGGCTCAGAAAAAGACACCTCACTTTTACTGACCATTGAAGAGAGAGAACCATATTATCAGAACAACTATTTGTTTTCAGACTGGGATTTCTCAACGCGcatatcttttacctttttgaaatCATTTGACCAAAGGGGGACATACCTAGTGGCTTGAATCTTAGTGAAGACCGTGTTTCCTCCAGGAATAATCCACTGGGGACTCCACCTCATAAAGCAGgttctaatttcttttcaaatgattagaagaaaatatttattgtcatgggttttgtaaggattaaacagGCAGCaaattatgtatgcatatacaataTTTTATGTGTACATTCTGGCTTAATGTTTTTTAACTTACCGTTTTATCATAATGATTATTCAGGCCATTAAAGGGCCTTCAAAAACATCCTGTAAATAGTTGCATAGATttccataatatatatgtacCCTAGCTTTCACCATTTCCCTCttgtttttcaaatctttttaatatttatctatttttgagacagcatgtgtgagcagggaaggggtagagagagggagacagaggatgcaaaACAGACCCCTGCACTGAAGACAGACAAGCAGATGCTGGGGtacaactcacaaactgtgagatcataacctgagctgaagtcaaacacttaaccgactgagccacccacgtgcccctgacCATTTCCCTCTTGCTGGACATATTATTGCTGAAATTTACTCtcataaataatgctacaatgcaGCAGGAAGACTTTTGGTAATACTTCCCTATGTACATCTTGGATTCGTTCTTCAAATAGatttaaaactgaatttatttgtCTAATAGGTTAAGGCTTCAGAGTCAGAGTTACAGGAAGTTTGAGACCAAGTACAAACTCCCTgaacaaaaaaagacaagaaagaccaTGATTAGGAGAATCACTATGttactttatagaaaaaaaaagcttgtgtGGAGGATAAAAGCTACTTCCCCATCAAAAACATATGGATAAAAAATGAACACTTGTGGGTTAACAGTCTTCAACTGACATGCTTCTCATCATTTCAGTGGAAAACAGGGAAGGATGTGGTGtatttcaaaacattattttctgaGATCTCACTAGATTCAGTACTCAATAAACAGTCTGCCAGGAAAAAGGGGTTTGAGTTTCATAACACATTGTGGCTAATTATGTCTGAGGTCTTTCTAGCGATTCAGTGTCAAGCTGTAAATTGTGTAGGAGTCGCTTAAGGAATCATATACACCGTGATGGATGTGGATGTTTCTGTGTGATCTGTGAATCAACGTGTGCTCTTTCCACAATGCCTGCACTTTTCCTAAACTTCACAAAAGCCATGTCCTAATTCTTTGCGGAAAAACTTATCTTACgtgttttcatgtctttttttttaagagactgccaaaaaaaaggatttgagatCATACAGTGGAGgataactataaatatttttctccaacCTCAATCAAATGGGACCATGGGCAAGGGAAACTGCTCCGGTGTGACCGAGTTCATTCTCCTCGGATTCGCAGAAGCCCCTGAGTTGAGAGTTGccctcttctctgtgttctttctcaTCTATGGAGTCACGGTGCTGGGCAACCTGGGCATGATGGCAGTGATTCAGGTCAGCTGTCACCTTCACActcccatgtactttttcctcaGCCACTTATCCTTTGTGGATTTTTGCTACTCCACCGTCATCGTGCCAAAGATGCTAACTAATATCTTAAACGAGGACAAAACCATTTCCTTCCTGGGGTGCAGCGTGCAATTCTACTTGTTTTGTACATGTGTGGTAAGTGAGGTCTTCCTGTTGGCggtcatggcctatgaccgcttcGTGGCCATCTGGAACCCACTGTTGTACACGGTCACCATGTCCCGGAATCTCTGTGTGGAGGTGGTGTCTTGTTGCTACCTGTGTGGGATGGTGTGTTCTCTGATCCACTTGTGTTTAGCTCTTGAGATCACATCCTACAGATCAAATGTGATTGACCACTTCTTCTGCGATCTGCCTCCTCTCTTGTCCCTTGCTTGCTCTGATGTGACTATGAATGAACTGCTGCTGTACATCGTGGCCACCTTCAATGAGATCACCACCATTGTGATCATCCTCACCTCCTACTTGCTAATTCTCATCACCATCCTGAGGATGCACTCTGCCGAGGGAAGGCGCAAAGCCTTTTCCACCTGTGCCTCCCACCTCACAGCCATCCTTGTCTTCCACGGAACAATCCTTTTCACTTACTGCCGGCCCAGTTCTGGCAACAGTATGGATACTGACAAGGTGGCCACGGTGTTCTACACTGTAGTGATTCCCATGCTCAACCCCCTCATCTATAGCCTCCGGAACAAGGATGTGAAGGAAGCGCTCAGAAAAATGGTGAGCTccaaaatattttcctagaaaatattttctttgcgAGACTCAAGTTCCCACAGGGCAGGCTGGTTGAGCGGTGAATGGGTGGTTGTAGTGTTTGAGTGGAGGGTAGAGCCAGGGGGTAGGTAGTTAAGAGCGATTCTTTTTGATTCACTTACCTTTATGAATCTTCCATTTGCCTCAAAGTTAGGACTgagtatatttcaaattttaagcctacttcttttcttttcttcaatctATAATCTTTGAAATGGATAGGAGTAATGGATTCCTAAGACATGTTTGGTTTGCTCTATAACCTTCATAAGCTTAATGAAGAACTCTTGAGAATCATGCTCTCTTTCAGTATCTATGATGGaaaattcattccttttcaaaattgaatTCCTGCCATTTTACAATGAAGAACACATCTTTGTCCAACAGTTGATACATAGAGTGCGATTTCCACATGCACAcatgtcatttttatctttttattctttttgatacatttattgcttattttttgttttccttattatttgtCTCAGTGTACAGTGTTTTTGGAACTTCAGATAGTATCTCATCTGAAAAAGTGGAGTTAATCTTAATTACTTCACATGGATGTTAGTAAAATTAAATTGCATGTCATGTGCAAAGAGCCTAGAATAATCCCTGGCACATAAatagttttctgtttctctctcttccttcccttatATTGTcctaatattacatatatacttttggtcacatgtgtgcgcgcacacacacacacacacacacacacacagatttgcCATCATTGAATAACCCTTACTACAAGTAGCTGCATTTCTGACTTAGGTCACTTGtcacatttttgttgtttgtttcctcaaTTTTTGTCTCCATTATAACTCTCCATTTGGATCAAACGCTGTCACTTAAAATTGGAATTCTAAGCTATTtgtagaaaacataaatatttcattttcaagccaaaatatggaaagaccctaaatgtcaaccaactgatgaatgcacaaagaagatgtgatatatctatatctatatctatatctgtatctatatctatatctatatctatcatctatatctagagagagagaggaatattactgagccaccaaaaagagtgaaatcttgctatttgcaacaacctggatggaatTAGAGAtgattatgctgagtgaaataagtcagtcaaagg is part of the Felis catus isolate Fca126 chromosome D1, F.catus_Fca126_mat1.0, whole genome shotgun sequence genome and harbors:
- the LOC101080738 gene encoding olfactory receptor 5L1-like translates to MGKGNCSGVTEFILLGFAEAPELRVALFSVFFLIYGVTVLGNLGMMAVIQVSCHLHTPMYFFLSHLSFVDFCYSTVIVPKMLTNILNEDKTISFLGCSVQFYLFCTCVVSEVFLLAVMAYDRFVAIWNPLLYTVTMSRNLCVEVVSCCYLCGMVCSLIHLCLALEITSYRSNVIDHFFCDLPPLLSLACSDVTMNELLLYIVATFNEITTIVIILTSYLLILITILRMHSAEGRRKAFSTCASHLTAILVFHGTILFTYCRPSSGNSMDTDKVATVFYTVVIPMLNPLIYSLRNKDVKEALRKMVSSKIFS